One genomic region from Macrobrachium rosenbergii isolate ZJJX-2024 chromosome 1, ASM4041242v1, whole genome shotgun sequence encodes:
- the LOC136840691 gene encoding craniofacial development protein 2-like, with translation MRRPGEKIQMFKSGYLLYNSGKESKQNGVGFLINENLQSNNEKFTATSDRVIGVTLRISKRYRLTIIQVYAPTSVSSQEELDNFYDDLYTTLNNNKTHYNMIIGDFNAKIGQGNGDCVCKLGYGERNERGDDLINFAVAHDFKIMNTFFQKSESKRWTLRSSIHETRNEIDYILVDKHNIVKSVDVLNQVNVGSDHRMVRCKIQMNIKQERQKIFFSRPEHIKIPEALKSIFQIELPDRYEILENLEDQNINENDLENLNNNIIIPLKVVAKKFQDRKPSETSKFSEETKNLTKKRRNFKPPSTVREKIEAAELNKTLQKKQRQDLRNRTAEIIEAIKRGSEFKTAKRKLFQGIPYNQP, from the coding sequence ATGAGAAGACCAGGTGAGAAAATCCAAATGTTTAAAAGCGGATACCTGCTTTACAACAGTGGCAAGGAAAGCAAACAAAATGGTGTTGGATTTCTCATAAACGAAAACTTACAGAGCAACAATGAGAAGTTCACAGCCACATCTGACAGGGTAATTGGTGTCACTCTCAGAATTTCAAAGCGGTACAGACTAACAATCATACAGGTATATGCTCCCACATCAGTGTCGTCCCAGGAGGAACTGGATAACTTTTATGATGACCTATATACCActctaaataataacaaaacccaTTACAACATGATAATTGGGGATTTCAATGCTAAAATTGGACAAGGGAATGGAGATTGTGTTTGCAAACTtggatatggagagagaaatgagaggggAGATGACTTGATCAATTTTGCTGTAGCACATGACTTCAAGATCATGAACACATTCTTTCAAAAGAGTGAAAGCAAGAGATGGACATTGCGAAGCTCAATCCATGAAACACGAAATGAAATAGACTACATACTTGTAGACAAACATAATATAGTTAAAAGTGTTGATGTCCTGAACCAAGTCAACGTAGGCAGTGATCACAGGATGGTAAGATGCAAAATCCAAATGAACATcaaacaagaaagacaaaaaatattcttctcaAGACCAGAACATATCAAAATACCTGAAGCTCTCAAATCTATATTTCAGATAGAGTTACCAGACCGCTACGAGATTCTTGAAAATTTAGAAGaccaaaacattaatgaaaatgaccttgaaaacttgaataataaCATCATTATCCCATTGAAAGTAGTAGCAAAGAAGTTCCAGGACAGAAAGCCCTCCGAAACTAGCAAATTCTCTGAAGAGACAAAGAACCTCACGAAAAAACGTAGAAATTTCAAACCCCCATCAACAGTGCGGGAGAAAATTGAAGCAGCAGAACTAAACAAAACTCTACAGAAAAAGCAACGACAAGACCTTCGCAATAGAACAGCAGAAATAATTGAAGCCATTAAACGGGGCAGTGAGtttaaaacagcaaaaagaaaactcTTCCAAGGGATCCCTTACAACCAACCGTGA